The sequence GCCGCCGGTCGCCTGCTCGCGCGGCTCTGTACCGGCGAGCGTCCCCCGGCGGCCGACCTGTTCAGGCCGCTCCGGTTTACCCCGAAACCCGCACTCGGATCGACGATCACCGAGAACGCCGACGTCGCGAGCCAGTTTCTCACCGACTGGGCGCGAGCGCTCGTCTCCTCGAGTCCACCGCCGCTCGACCCCGGCGAGGGACAGGTCGTCCGCGAGGGTGGGACGCCCGTCGCCTACGCCCGGGACGAAGACGGCCAGACTCACGCCGTCTCGGCCGTCTGCTCGCACATGGCCTGTCTGGTCGAGTGGAACGACGCCGAGTGTAGCTGGGACTGCCCCTGTCACGGCTCCCGGTTTTCCCCCGACGGTGCCGTCCTCGAGGGGCCCGCGACCGACGACCTCTCGGACCGGGACCCACCTGAACGATAGGATCGTTCGGACACTGCGATCGGTAATATTTTACCGACACTCGACGAAGTATTGACAACTCGGTGACCTCGAGTGACGAGAACCGTCAGGCGGTTCCAGACGATCGCCCGCGCTGCGATCGGCGAGATCCTCGCGGCGATCGGCACGTTCGTCCTCCTCTCGTGGACTGGCCTCCACCTCGTGCGCACGCTCGACGTGGCTGTTACCGCGACGATCGACGCTGCCGTCCCCGAACTGTGGCGCTGGGTGGTCGTCCTCGCGGTCGCGGCGGCACTCACGATCTGGCTCGAGCGCGGGGGGTACCGCCGGCTGGGCGCCGATCCGACTGGTGGAGGAACCGCCGCGCTGCTGGCCGTCGTCTCGCTTCCGCTCTCGGTGCTTCCCGTCGGCATCGTGATCGCGTCGCTGGGGGCACTCCCGGCTGCGCTCGTGAATCCGTTTCTCCTCGGCTGCGTCGCAATCGCCTGCTGGCTCGCCCTCTACGACGGTCTCGACCGTCTGGATCTCGAGTCCTCACAGTTCCTCGTCGCGGCGGCGCTCGCCTGCTGTCCGCTGCTGGCGGTCGCCGTGGCCGACGCACTGTTCGGGCTCGGCGGCGCGGTGACGACCGTCACAGCGTCGGACCTCGCCACCGTCGTGACGGTCGTGCTGGCGGCCGGCTGGCAGACCGTCGTACTCGTTCTGGCGTTCGTTCGGCCGGTCTCCGTGGGCGAGCGACGGCCGGCGTTCCCGGACCTCGAGCGCGGGTCCTCGTAGCGTCTCGGACGGCTGATCTGATCAGTCACACTCGAGCAGGCCCGGATACTCCGCGATGACGCCGTCGACGCCCGCTTCGAGCAACTGGTCTGCCTCGAGCCAGGTCTCGACCGTCCACGCGTTGACCGTCCGACCTTCCTCGTGGGCCGTCTCGACGACGTCGACGTCCGGCTCGCCGACGTCGCCCCCTCCGTACGCGACCCCCTCGAGACCGCTGCCGACGATCGCGTTCTTCGGCGGATGGATCGCCTCGCAGTCGTACCGGCGGGCGATCTCGAGGCCGGCCTCGGAGTCGTCCCAGACGAGCGGTGCGGCGGCGTAGCCGGGCGCGACCTCGCGCAGAGCGGCGATCGCTCCCTCGCAGAACGACGAGAAGGTGATCTCGCCGCCGAAGTCATCGCAGTCGGTGACGACCCGATCGACGAACGGCTGCCAGACGGCCTGGCGTTCGGCCCGCTCGTCGTCGGGGAGGGACTCGCCCGCGCGCAGGTCGGTCGCCCCCGGATTCTTGAGTTCCACGTTGACGCCCATCGTCTCGGGGATCGCCTCGAGCAGGGCCGCGAGCGTCGGCACCGTCTCCCCGGTTCCGAGGACGTGCGCCGACTGGAGGGTCTCGAGCGGCGTCTCCCAGACCAGCCCCTCGCCGTCGGTGAGCGGTCGGCCGCGATCTGCGGTGCCCTCGAGTCGCTCGTCGTGGATCACGACCGGCGTCCCGCAAGCGGCTGGCTGGACGTCGATTTCGATCGCCGTCGTTTCGGGCTGGGCGGCCGCGAACGAGGCGGCGGCGACGGTGTTTTCGGGGACGACGCCGGCGTAGCCCCGGTGGGCGATGACGGCTGGTTCCATACGGGCTCTCTCGGACGGCGGGCTAATGGATGCACTGCCCGGATGCACGACCCGGTGAGAGGCCGGCGACTCCCGGCACGACGTTCAGAACGCTCGAGTACCGACACCCGTTCGTGACAGATCCCACGCTCGAGGACGTCGAACGGCGACTCGACCGGGTGACCGATCTCGAAGAGGAAGCGGCCGTGTCGGTGCTCCGGGGGCTCCGCGAGGACCTGCAGGCGCTGGGAAACGACCCCGACGTCGACGAGCAAACGCGACAGGAACTCGAGACGCAGCTCGACCAGCACGTCCGCGCGGTCACTGAACGGGAGGCCTACGAGGGTGAACTGGGCGCAGCGATGAACCCGGAGGACGAAGACGCGCCGTAGCCCACCGATGCTAACTCGGCCGTTCGTGCCTGCATTCCGCGTTCGAGGGCTCTCGAGCCGTGTAATCGCCGCCTGAACCGGCGCATCGACTGCACCCCGGTTCAGTCGCCGACTTCTGCAACCGAGGGTTCGATTCGTCTTCATCTGCCTCCACCAGTTCGCTCGACACGCCCGTAATCGCTGCCTACGACGTTTCCAGGCCCTCCTTCCGGTGAGGTGGCCTCGAGCGCCGGGAGCTAACGACACCTTGCACCTGCAACCGTCCGGTTGCTTTATCAGTCGGTCGGCGGGAGGCCGCCACATGGACGGATCTACGCGTCGTCGATTGCTCGAGGGCGTCTCCGCGGCCAGTTTTCTCGCCATCGCGATCGGTGGTACCGGGACCGTCGGCGGCCAGTCGACCGCCGACGAGACGGGCCCGCTCGAGGTGTCGATCGCCGAGACTGACTCGCCGGTGGCCGCCGGCGACTACCTCCGCGTGACGACGGAGTTACGGAATCGAAGTGACGAGGACGTTCGAACCGACCTGGAACTGTTCGTCGGTGTGGACGCTGAATCGATCGGACGGCGAACGCTGACGGTGCCAGCGGGGGAGACGGAGACGGTCAGGCAAGGATTTTACACCTACCCGGTCCCGACCGACGACTCGTTCCCCGTCCGCGTCGAAACCGACTACGGCGATGACGTGGCGACAGTCTCCGTCCGTGGGGCCTCCCCGCTTCCCGAATCGCGGCCCGACTCCGACCCGACGGTCACTCCCGGGACGACGCTGTTCTTCGAGGCGTTCGCCATCGATCCCGACGACTTCCAGCAGACGATCTGGTGGGTCGACGGCGAGCAAGAAGGTGGGGTCGTCGGCGGCCCCTGGCAGGCGACCTACTTCGCCGAGGTCGGTGCTGACTACTTCCAGTACGAGTTCGACGACCCGGGGACCTACGAGGTCGCTGCCGCCGTGTTGCCCGACGGCGGTGGTCCGGGAGACGACGGTGCCGACGAATCGTACGTGGCCACCTGGACGGTCGACGTCGACCCCGCCGGCAACCGCGAGCCGACGATCGACGATCGCTCGCCGGACGTCGAGGCACTCGAGCTCGCCCGCGGCGAGTCCTACGAGGTCGAACTGACGGCCACGGACCCGGACGGCGACCTCGAGCGCGTCGTCTGGTGGCTCACCCAGGCCGATCAGATCGTCGAGATTACGGACCTCGAGGGGGCGACCGACACGGCGCGGCTCTCGACGGACGCTTTCTGTCACACGTGTTCGATCCTCCCGTGGGTGATCGCAAGCGACGGCACCCTCGCCGTGGCACCGGACTGGCAGCTGTTCGAAGCGGACGATCCCGGGGCCGACGGCGAGTGTTCGGTCACGATTCGCTCGACGAACGCCCCCGTCGACGCTGGCGCAGATCTCGCGGTGACCGCCGAGGTGCAAAACAGTGGCAACCGTCCGGTAACGCGGGAGGTCGACTACGTCGTCGGACACGATCCGGAGACGGTCGACTCGCAAACGGTCTCGCTCGAGGCTGGCGAGTCGCGCCGGCTGACGCTCTCCTACGAGACGTATCCGGTCGCTCACGATCAGCAGTTCCCGATTCGAGTCGACTGCGGTGACGACGAAGACGAGGTGACGGTACTCGTCGAGGCCTGATCGGCCGCTCGGTGGCTGACTGTGTTCCGACATCGTCGTTCTCGGAGTCGCCGTCCTTTTGTCCGCGCGAGTCCAAGACTGGCCGATGGCAACGCCTCGCGTTCCGGGCCCGCCCGACGACCGCCTCGAGGTGCCCTGCGGCGAGACGGTCGATCCCCACGAGATCGACCTCGGGACCTACGAACTCCAGTGTGACTGCGGGGAGCGTCACGCCGTCGTCCTCGATCCGCACCCGCTGTCGCGGTTCGTCCCAGAGTCGCTTGTCGCCGTCCTCGAGGAGGTGATCGAGACCGACGACGAGTTCGAGACCTTCTCGACGCCGCACCTGATGGCGATCGTCGCGGAAGACAACCCAGATGACGTCGCGGTCTACGACGCCAGCGACGACGGCGCGGTGGGCTACGCCCTCCTGTGGGTCACCGACCCCGACGCCCGCGAGTTCCACGAGCGCGTGGTCGACCGACTCCTCGAGCTGATGGACCACGCGATCGGTCACGCCGAAGACGCCGACGCAAAACACTCGTTCCAGCGCCAGCTCGAGGAGTTCGACGTGCCGACGTTCGTCGAGCA is a genomic window of Natrarchaeobaculum aegyptiacum containing:
- a CDS encoding glycerophosphodiester phosphodiesterase — encoded protein: MEPAVIAHRGYAGVVPENTVAAASFAAAQPETTAIEIDVQPAACGTPVVIHDERLEGTADRGRPLTDGEGLVWETPLETLQSAHVLGTGETVPTLAALLEAIPETMGVNVELKNPGATDLRAGESLPDDERAERQAVWQPFVDRVVTDCDDFGGEITFSSFCEGAIAALREVAPGYAAAPLVWDDSEAGLEIARRYDCEAIHPPKNAIVGSGLEGVAYGGGDVGEPDVDVVETAHEEGRTVNAWTVETWLEADQLLEAGVDGVIAEYPGLLECD
- a CDS encoding DUF5815 family protein; its protein translation is MATPRVPGPPDDRLEVPCGETVDPHEIDLGTYELQCDCGERHAVVLDPHPLSRFVPESLVAVLEEVIETDDEFETFSTPHLMAIVAEDNPDDVAVYDASDDGAVGYALLWVTDPDAREFHERVVDRLLELMDHAIGHAEDADAKHSFQRQLEEFDVPTFVEQYRAERDFESERDVAR